The following coding sequences lie in one Silene latifolia isolate original U9 population chromosome 5, ASM4854445v1, whole genome shotgun sequence genomic window:
- the LOC141657878 gene encoding uncharacterized protein LOC141657878, with product MKENDLDLQTEDNNNNMGDIKADETTSSTTGDLMVVTEDAAWGTYEELLLACAVNRHGTNTWDSIANELHIRRRFHNHFYFSPDTCRRKYVDLRQRFTVAAADDGDGGSDQLRIVEELRKLRVQQLKREVYNHDVSIVSLENKVKILEGGEKKEKNSSSSSSLLAEPDKNEPNSEPSDLRIEPDNNANKTDEPERSSPEKVLGGDSAEDRSVNESNSNNVTDAKREPDPAQRKAMSRLGDTASESKRDNSISNNNNDNNNNNNDKKTKGEQSSEVQSSASLSKKKRRRKSSSGDGDEIEGEEVSPANKRISVKSQPLIRFFDSLLSHKHASVFHRRLPSQETEKYRNVVRQYMDLDMVQSRLDRGFYCECHPKFYRDLLLIFTNAVLFYRKSSAEHIAARELRRLVMEEITLRTHKPKILPTKPDLETQHLEPVVKKPRSSTTMVVCRRRTSMQGLSETMRKKEESQNNVTATSGSIKNSNITNSKIADGREEKPKGDHYQNQKKVDGGGSSSNSNALDGVANSKKLVTQEREGERERERSSLGRGTTLRLSNNNSKKIISKDGIKREKMEDVNNKEESSKVNVDQKQDKTTTTTVLKKQGVANFLKRINQNSPSSQEKAVNNNDSDDEEEDDSEKLEVRRKAKMDNSNGKKTVGYARKNSTANKEVDLISARRISGRKGEKEVATSSRATGRPPKRKAAMISGGTPDSGKGRKSGSDKSKKKPRR from the exons ATGAAGGAAAATGATTTAGATTTACAAACAGaggataataacaacaatatggGGGATATTAAGGCGGATGAAACGACGTCGTCTACCACTGGTGACTTGATGGTTGTTACAGAGGACGCCGCATGGGGTACCTATGAAGAGTTGTTATTAGCATGCGCCGTCAACCGCCATGGCACCAACACCTGGGACTCCATTGCCAATGAACTCCATATACGACGTCGTTTTCACAACCACTTTTATTTCTCCCCGGATACCTGCCGTCGAAAGTACGTCGACTTGAGACAACGTTTCACCGTCGCCGCCGCCGATGACGGAGACGGAGGCTCCGACCAGTTGCGTATCGTCGAGGAGTTACGTAAACTCCGCGTTCAACAACTCAAACGCGAGGTCTATAATCACGACGTTTCTATCGT GTCGTTGGAAAATAAGGTGAAGATATTAGAGGGAGgagagaagaaggagaagaacaGTAGTAGCAGCAGCAGCTTATTGGCCGAACCGGATAAAAACGAACCGAATTCAGAACCGTCAGATCTGAGAATTGAACCGGATAATAATGCAAATAAAACCGACGAGCCGGAAAGGTCTTCGCCGGAAAAGGTACTCGGCGGTGACTCGGCCGAGGATCGGTCGGTGAACGAGTCTAACTCGAATAACGTAACGGATGCGAAGCGTGAACCGGATCCAGCGCAGAGAAAAGCGATGAGTCGACTCGGCGACACGGCATCCGAGTCGAAACGAGATAATAGTATTAGTAATAATaacaacgataataataataataataatgataaaaagACGAAGGGAGAGCAAAGCAGTGAGGTGCAGAGCTCGGCAAGTTTGTCGAAGAAGAAACGACGTCGTAAAAGCAGTAGTGGGGATGGGGATGAGATAGAGGGTGAGGAGGTATCTCCCGCCAATAAGCGGATCAGCGTTAAATCTCAGCCCTTAATTCGTTTCTTTGACTCTCTCCTCTCCCACAAACATGCCTCTGTTTTTCACCGCCGCCTTCCTAGCCAG GAAACGGAGAAATACCGCAATGTTGTCCGTCAGTATATGGACCTGGATATGGTTCAgtcaaggctcgatcgaggctTTTACTGTGAATGTCACCCTAAATTTTACCGTGACCTCCTCCTTATTTTCACCAATGCCGTTCTATTTTACCGCAAAAGCTCAGCAGAACATATTGCAGCTCGTGAATTGCGGAGGCTAGTGATGGAAGAAATTACCCTTAGGACCCACAAGCCTAAAATCCTACCCACAAAACCCGACCTAGAAACCCAGCACCTTGAACCTGTGGTGAAAAAACCGAGATCCTCCACCACCATGGTTGTGTGTCGGAGACGGACTTCCATGCAAGGGTTGTCAGAGACTATGAGGAAGAAGGAAGAATCACAGAATAACGTTACTGCTACTAGCGGTAGTATTAAAAACAGTAATATTACTAATAGTAAGATTGCAGACGGGCGTGAAGAGAAACCAAAGGGCGATCATTATCAAAATCAAAAGAAGGTTgacggtggtggtagtagcagcaaTAGCAACGCTTTGGACGGAGTTGCAAACTCGAAAAAGTTGGTCACACAAGAGCGAGAGGGAGAGCGAGAGCGAGAGCGATCATCTTTAGGGCGTGGAACGACGTTAAGATTGAGCAATAATAACAGTAAGAAGATCATTAGCAAAGACGGTATTAAGAGGGAGAAAATGGAGGATGTAAATAACAAAGAGGAGAGTTCTAAGGTCAATGTTGATCAAAAGCAAGACAAGACAACTACGACGACTGTATTGAAAAAACAAGGGGTCGCTAATTTCTTGAAGAGAATTAACCAAAATTCGCCTTCAAGTCAAGAGAAAGCAGTCAATAATAATGACTCTGATGATGAAGAGGAAGACGATAGTGAAAAACTCGAAGTTAGAAGAAAGGCGAAAATGGATAATAGTAATGGAAAAAAGACAGTTGGGTATGCGAGGAAAAATAGTACAGCTAATAAAGAGGTAGATTTGATTTCCGCTCGGAGAATTTCTGGAAGGAAAGGAGAAAAAGAGGTCGCAACGTCTAGTAGAGCAACGGGTCGACCGCCTAAAAGGAAGGCGGCAATGATCAGTGGTGGTACGCCTGATTCGGGCAAAGGGAGGAAATCTGGTAGCGATAAATCTAAGAAAAAACCAAGGAGATAG